The Budorcas taxicolor isolate Tak-1 chromosome 5, Takin1.1, whole genome shotgun sequence genome includes a window with the following:
- the NTF3 gene encoding neurotrophin-3, whose protein sequence is MVTSATILQVNKVMSILFYVMFLAHLRGVQGNSMDQRSLPEDSLNSLIIKLIQADILKNKLSKQMVDVKENYQSTLPKAEAPPREPAKSEFQPVTAMGPELPRHQRRYSSPRVLLSDSTPLEPPPLYLMEDYVGNPVVANRTSRRKRYAEHKSHRGEYSVCDSESLWVTDKSSAIDIRGHQVTVLGEIKTGNSPVKQYFYETRCKEARPVKNGCRGIDDKHWNSQCKTSQTYVRALTSENNKLVGWRWIRIDTSCVCALSRKIGRT, encoded by the coding sequence ATCTTACAGGTGAACAAGGTGATGTCCATCTTGTTTTATGTGATGTTTCTCGCTCATCTCCGTGGCGTCCAAGGGAACAGCATGGATCAAAGGAGTCTGCCGGAAGACTCACTCAATTCCCTGATAATCAAGCTGATCcaggcagatattttaaaaaacaagctcTCCAAACAGATGGTGGACGTTAAGGAGAACTACCAGAGCACCCTGCCCAAAGCAGAGGCCCCGCCCCGAGAGCCCGCCAAGTCGGAATTCCAGCCGGTGACGGCCATGGGCCCCGAACTGCCGCGGCACCAGAGACGCTACAGCTCGCCCCGGGTCCTGCTGAGTGACAGCACGCCCCTGGAGCCCCCTCCCCTGTACCTCATGGAGGACTACGTGGGCAACCCCGTGGTGGCCAACAGAACGTCGAGGAGGAAGAGGTACGCGGAGCACAAGAGCCACCGGGGCGAGTACTCCGTGTGCGACAGCGAGAGCCTGTGGGTGACCGACAAGTCGTCGGCCATTGACATCCGGGGGCACCAGGTCACGGTGCTGGGGGAGATCAAGACCGGCAACTCCCCCGTCAAACAGTATTTTTATGAGACGAGATGTAAGGAGGCCAGGCCTGTCAAGAACGGTTGCAGAGGAATTGATGACAAACACTGGAACTCACAGTGCAAAACCTCCCAAACCTACGTCCGCGCGCTGACGTCagaaaacaacaaactggttGGCTGGCGGTGGATCCGGATAGACACGTCCTGTGTGTGTGCCTTGTCGAGGAAGATCGGAAGAACATAA